The following coding sequences are from one Pelmatolapia mariae isolate MD_Pm_ZW linkage group LG4, Pm_UMD_F_2, whole genome shotgun sequence window:
- the LOC134625893 gene encoding ferritin, middle subunit-like, whose product MESQVRQNYHRDCEAAINRMVNMELFASYTYTSMAFYFDRDDVALPGFSHFFKENSHEEREHADKLLSFQNKRGGRILLQDIKKPERDEWGSGLEAMQCALQLEKNVNQALLDLHKLASQHNDPHLCDFLESHYLDEQVKSIKKLGDHITNLTRMDAHNNKMAEYLFDKHTLGDKS is encoded by the exons ATGGAGTCCCAAGTGCGTCAGAACTACCACCGCGACTGCGAGGCCGCCATCAACCGGATGGTGAACATGGAGCTGTTTGCGTCTTACACCTACACTTCTATG GCCTTCTACTTTGACCGTGATGATGTGGCCCTGCCAGGCTTCTCCCACTTCTTCAAGGAGAACAGCCATGAGGAGAGGGAGCACGCTGACAAGCTGCTGTCCTTCCAGAACAAGAGAGGAGGTCGCATCTTACTCCAGGACATCAAG AAACCAGAGCGTGACGAGTGGGGCAGCGGGCTGGAGGCCATGCAGTGTGCTCTGCAGCTGGAGAAGAATGTCAACCAGGCTCTGCTGGACCTGCACAAGCTGGCTTCTCAGCATAATGACCCTCAT CTGTGTGACTTCCTGGAGAGCCACTACCTGGATGAGCAGGTGAAGTCCATCAAGAAGCTGGGTGACCACATCACTAACCTCACCCGCATGGATGCCCACAACAACAAGATGGCAGAGTACCTGTTTGACAAGCACACTCTGGGTGACAAGAGCTAA